The following coding sequences are from one Ancylobacter sp. TS-1 window:
- a CDS encoding ABC transporter substrate-binding protein, translating into MLKNLAARTGGILMALALGLAPAAAADKLTVLLDWYVNPDHAPLIVAQEKGFFKAHGLDVELVAPADPSAPPRLVAAGQAEIAVSYQPSLYLSVKEGLPLVRFGTLVSTPLTALVVLKDGPIKSIADLKGKTVGYSVAGLEDALLGTMLASAGLKPSDVTMINVNFALSPALVAGKVDAVIGAYRNFELTQIRLEGKEGLAFFPEEHGVPVFDELIYVTHKDKIGDPRLKAFLAAVEDATIYILNHPQDAWEVFVKANPKLDDELNRTAWADTLRRFAHAPAALDSGRYARFGDFMKSHGLIDKVEPVSVYAPTLP; encoded by the coding sequence ATGCTGAAGAACCTTGCCGCGCGCACCGGCGGCATCCTCATGGCCCTCGCGCTCGGGCTTGCCCCGGCGGCGGCCGCCGACAAGCTCACCGTCCTGCTCGACTGGTACGTCAACCCCGACCACGCCCCGCTGATCGTGGCGCAGGAGAAAGGCTTCTTCAAAGCGCACGGCCTCGACGTCGAACTCGTCGCGCCGGCCGATCCGTCCGCCCCGCCGCGCCTCGTCGCCGCCGGTCAGGCGGAGATCGCGGTGAGCTACCAGCCGAGCCTCTATCTCTCGGTCAAGGAGGGCCTGCCGCTGGTGCGCTTCGGCACGCTGGTGTCGACCCCGCTCACCGCGCTGGTGGTGCTGAAGGACGGTCCGATCAAGTCGATCGCCGACCTCAAGGGCAAGACGGTGGGCTATTCGGTGGCGGGGCTGGAGGACGCGCTGCTCGGCACCATGCTGGCGAGCGCCGGGCTCAAGCCCTCCGACGTGACGATGATCAACGTCAATTTCGCGCTCTCCCCCGCCCTCGTCGCCGGCAAGGTCGACGCGGTGATCGGCGCCTACCGCAATTTCGAGCTCACCCAGATCCGGCTGGAGGGCAAGGAGGGGCTGGCCTTCTTCCCCGAGGAGCACGGCGTGCCGGTCTTCGACGAGCTGATCTATGTCACCCACAAGGACAAGATCGGCGACCCGCGCCTCAAAGCCTTCCTGGCCGCCGTCGAGGACGCCACTATCTACATCCTCAACCACCCGCAGGACGCCTGGGAAGTGTTCGTGAAGGCGAATCCGAAGCTCGACGACGAGCTCAACCGCACCGCCTGGGCCGACACGCTGCGCCGCTTCGCCCATGCCCCGGCGGCGCTCGATTCCGGCCGCTACGCCCGCTTCGGCGACTTCATGAAAAGCCACGGCCTGATCGACAAGGTCGAGCCGGTCTCGGTCTACGCGCCGACGCTGCCGTAG
- a CDS encoding TIGR02186 family protein, with protein sequence MRWLAALLFCLLALPGMARAGDLVLSLSKARVTITSSFAGESLVLFGVIAPSASGQPDTGAYDVVVTVRGPSESFVTWRKERRFGLWVNVDSRSFLAAPSYLAVLSNRDPALMAPADLLRQEQAGFVNNRLLQRVGADYADVVAEDPFRQAFLRVKQAQGLYLERPAGVEFLAPHVFRAAFPIPGTAPIGTYEVVVKTFAGGALTHRGAVSLDVAKVDFEQAVATAAQDHPWFYGLVTAFGALAVGFIANVAFRRD encoded by the coding sequence ATGAGGTGGCTGGCGGCGCTGCTTTTCTGCCTCCTCGCCCTGCCCGGCATGGCGCGGGCCGGCGACCTCGTGCTGTCGCTTTCCAAGGCGCGCGTCACCATCACCTCCAGCTTCGCCGGCGAGAGCCTCGTGCTGTTCGGCGTCATCGCGCCGTCCGCATCCGGCCAGCCGGACACCGGCGCCTACGACGTCGTCGTCACCGTGCGCGGGCCGAGCGAGAGCTTCGTCACCTGGCGCAAGGAGCGGCGCTTCGGCCTGTGGGTGAATGTCGACAGCCGGTCCTTCCTCGCCGCCCCGTCCTATCTCGCCGTGCTGAGCAACCGCGACCCGGCGCTGATGGCGCCGGCCGACCTTCTGCGGCAGGAGCAGGCCGGCTTCGTCAATAACCGGCTGCTGCAACGGGTGGGCGCCGACTATGCCGACGTGGTCGCGGAGGATCCGTTCCGGCAGGCCTTCCTGCGGGTGAAGCAGGCGCAGGGGCTCTATCTCGAGCGTCCGGCCGGCGTCGAGTTCCTTGCCCCGCACGTCTTCCGCGCCGCCTTCCCGATCCCGGGAACGGCGCCGATCGGCACCTATGAGGTGGTGGTGAAGACCTTCGCGGGCGGCGCGCTGACGCATCGCGGCGCGGTGAGCCTCGACGTGGCGAAGGTCGATTTCGAGCAGGCCGTGGCGACGGCGGCGCAGGACCATCCCTGGTTCTACGGCCTCGTCACCGCCTTCGGGGCGCTGGCGGTCGGCTTCATCGCCAACGTCGCCTTCCGCCGAGACTGA
- the clcA gene encoding H(+)/Cl(-) exchange transporter ClcA, translated as MSNVPYHAVAILVGAIVGVLGSGLHVGVETFTAAWPAFLHGTLQLDGVALYAAGALVAAAMTLTALWLVRRFAPEASGSGVPEIEGAMEGLREVRWHRVLPVKFVGGFLSLSSGMVLGREGPTIHIGASVAKAASDLMKWPSEDMRAMLAAGGAAGLAAAFNAPLAAVLFVIEETRRQFPYSSRSYIAVVLASIASAIVTEYLTGNRPYMLLEASAIPYGWLPAFMVLGAVLGVVGVVFNRTLVWSLDHVRRLGQRTSFYIFPAVVGLVVGVLIFVRPEATQGGELLAVQLTKEGLPLAMLAVIVLLRFVMTMASYSTGVAGGIFAPILALATTIGLCYGTAIESVTALPEHGHAAFAIAAMSGLFASTIGAPMVGMVLVLELTGAYAVLVPVMITAIFSNMTSLALGGRPIYEILLERTLAIEAEGRAAASR; from the coding sequence ATGAGCAATGTGCCGTATCACGCGGTGGCGATACTGGTCGGCGCGATCGTCGGCGTGCTCGGCTCCGGCCTGCATGTCGGCGTCGAGACCTTCACCGCCGCCTGGCCCGCCTTCCTGCACGGGACTCTCCAGCTCGACGGCGTCGCGCTCTACGCCGCCGGCGCGCTGGTCGCCGCCGCCATGACCCTCACCGCGCTCTGGCTGGTGCGCCGCTTCGCCCCGGAAGCCAGCGGCTCCGGCGTGCCGGAGATCGAGGGCGCGATGGAAGGGCTGCGCGAGGTGCGCTGGCACCGCGTGCTGCCGGTGAAGTTCGTCGGCGGCTTCCTCTCGCTGTCCTCCGGCATGGTGCTCGGCCGCGAGGGCCCCACCATCCATATCGGCGCCTCGGTCGCCAAGGCGGCCTCCGACCTGATGAAATGGCCGTCCGAGGACATGCGGGCGATGCTCGCAGCGGGCGGCGCGGCGGGCCTCGCGGCGGCGTTCAACGCGCCGCTGGCGGCGGTGCTCTTCGTCATCGAGGAAACCCGCCGGCAGTTTCCCTATTCCTCGCGCAGCTACATCGCCGTCGTGCTCGCCTCCATCGCCAGCGCCATCGTCACCGAGTACCTGACCGGCAACCGGCCTTACATGCTGCTGGAAGCCTCGGCCATCCCCTATGGCTGGCTGCCGGCCTTCATGGTGCTGGGCGCCGTCCTCGGCGTGGTCGGCGTCGTCTTCAACCGCACGCTGGTCTGGTCGCTTGACCATGTACGCCGGCTCGGCCAGCGCACCTCCTTCTACATCTTCCCGGCCGTGGTCGGCCTCGTCGTCGGCGTGCTGATCTTCGTGCGGCCGGAGGCGACGCAAGGCGGCGAACTGCTGGCCGTGCAACTGACCAAGGAAGGGCTGCCGCTGGCCATGCTGGCGGTCATCGTGCTGCTGCGCTTCGTCATGACGATGGCGAGCTATTCCACCGGCGTCGCCGGCGGCATCTTCGCGCCCATCCTCGCCCTCGCCACCACCATCGGCCTCTGCTACGGCACCGCCATCGAGAGCGTGACGGCGCTGCCCGAGCACGGGCACGCCGCCTTCGCCATCGCAGCCATGAGCGGGCTGTTCGCCTCCACCATCGGCGCGCCGATGGTCGGCATGGTGCTGGTGCTCGAACTCACCGGCGCCTATGCGGTGCTGGTGCCGGTGATGATCACCGCCATCTTCTCCAACATGACCTCGCTGGCGCTGGGCGGACGCCCGATCTACGAGATCCTGCTGGAACGCACGCTGGCGATCGAGGCGGAGGGCCGCGCCGCCGCCTCGCGCTGA
- a CDS encoding DUF4089 domain-containing protein — MGDQGATDAGADLGAFLDSGLRLAGLPLEAELRPRVLMHLATALTMLELVAEFPLPDEAEPAPVYVP, encoded by the coding sequence ATGGGCGATCAGGGGGCGACCGACGCCGGGGCGGATCTCGGCGCGTTTCTCGATTCGGGGCTGCGCCTCGCCGGCCTGCCGCTGGAGGCCGAGCTTCGCCCACGCGTGCTGATGCATCTGGCGACCGCCCTGACGATGCTGGAGCTGGTCGCGGAATTCCCGCTCCCCGACGAGGCGGAACCCGCCCCGGTCTATGTTCCGTGA
- a CDS encoding c-type cytochrome, with protein MCAPAALAQSDAPAPPPRAQQVVLWDVPALDALPDDEFGRLARYGRSVIEATYAHVGPAVADPAARFAGNNLACASCHLQAGLKKFGLPLVTASADYPAYSTRSGETASLFDRVNQCMRRSLDGRPMPETARPMQAILAYLKVLSANIPADAAIAGEGAGRMPELARAADPARGAPLYARDCADCHRRDGLGVRRNEALPQLGYAVPPLWGPDSFNDGAGMARLITLANFVHDNMPNGTSWVAPTLSPEEAWDVAAFVSAQPRPRMAGLDRDFPDLLLKPVDAPYGPYADGSPAEQHRFGPFAPIRAEIARLKAERGEIANPNAR; from the coding sequence ATGTGCGCGCCGGCGGCCCTCGCTCAATCCGACGCGCCCGCTCCGCCCCCGCGCGCGCAACAAGTGGTGCTCTGGGACGTTCCCGCCCTCGACGCGCTGCCCGACGACGAATTCGGCCGGCTGGCCCGCTATGGCCGCTCGGTCATTGAGGCGACCTATGCCCATGTCGGCCCGGCCGTGGCCGACCCCGCCGCCCGCTTCGCCGGCAACAACCTCGCCTGCGCGAGTTGCCATCTCCAGGCCGGGCTGAAGAAGTTCGGCCTGCCGCTGGTGACGGCCTCGGCCGACTATCCCGCCTACAGCACCCGCAGCGGCGAGACCGCCTCGCTCTTCGACCGGGTGAACCAGTGCATGCGGCGCAGCCTCGACGGCCGGCCGATGCCCGAGACCGCCCGGCCGATGCAGGCGATCCTGGCCTATCTCAAGGTGCTGTCCGCCAACATTCCCGCCGACGCGGCGATCGCCGGCGAAGGCGCCGGCCGGATGCCGGAACTCGCCCGCGCCGCCGATCCGGCCCGTGGCGCGCCGCTCTACGCCCGCGACTGCGCCGACTGCCACCGCCGCGACGGCCTCGGCGTGCGGCGCAACGAGGCGCTGCCGCAATTGGGCTATGCGGTGCCGCCCCTGTGGGGGCCCGACAGCTTCAACGACGGCGCCGGCATGGCGCGGCTGATCACGCTCGCCAATTTCGTGCACGACAACATGCCGAACGGAACCTCCTGGGTGGCGCCGACTCTTTCGCCCGAGGAGGCGTGGGACGTCGCCGCCTTCGTCAGCGCGCAGCCGCGTCCCCGCATGGCTGGCCTCGACCGCGACTTTCCCGATCTCCTGCTGAAGCCGGTGGACGCACCCTATGGCCCTTATGCCGACGGGTCTCCGGCGGAGCAGCACCGCTTCGGTCCCTTCGCGCCCATTCGCGCCGAGATCGCCCGGCTGAAGGCCGAACGCGGCGAGATCGCCAACCCGAACGCACGCTGA
- a CDS encoding winged helix-turn-helix domain-containing protein: protein MSLVLSNAGARRIFLARQQLSRPRGAMSRAGLLELIDDLGFVQVDSIATVERAHHHILFARNPSYKREHLTALLEKDGALFEHWTHDAAIVPANLFPYWKHRFARARATLAERWRSWHENGFESYVDHVLERVRREGPLMARDFEQEPGEGKRQPGGWWNWHPEKTALEYHWRTGALAIAGREGFQKVYDLTERVIPSRHFAGEVSEEAFVDWACTSALERLGFATSGEIAAFWGLITPEEARRWVEAARDRLVPVLLTGADGRPRASHAFADAATAFDALPAPPARLRVLSPFDPLLRDRNRAERLFGFNYRIEVFVPAPKRVYGYYVFPLLEGDRMIGRIDMKADRKAGTLDVRRLWLEPGVRASGGRLDALDAELARLGRFAGVERTVYLDGWRGE, encoded by the coding sequence GTGAGCCTCGTCCTCTCCAATGCCGGGGCCCGCCGCATCTTCCTCGCCCGGCAGCAGCTCAGCCGGCCGCGCGGCGCGATGAGCCGGGCGGGACTGCTGGAGCTGATCGACGATCTCGGCTTCGTGCAGGTCGACAGCATCGCCACCGTCGAGCGCGCGCATCATCACATCCTCTTCGCCCGCAACCCGAGCTACAAGCGCGAGCACCTTACCGCGCTGCTGGAGAAGGACGGCGCGCTGTTCGAGCACTGGACGCACGACGCCGCCATCGTCCCGGCGAACCTGTTCCCCTACTGGAAGCACCGCTTCGCCCGCGCCCGCGCGACGCTGGCCGAGCGCTGGCGCTCCTGGCACGAGAACGGCTTCGAGAGCTATGTCGACCACGTGCTGGAGCGCGTGCGCCGCGAGGGCCCGTTGATGGCGCGCGACTTCGAGCAGGAGCCGGGCGAGGGCAAGCGCCAGCCCGGCGGCTGGTGGAACTGGCACCCGGAGAAGACGGCGCTCGAATATCACTGGCGCACCGGCGCGCTCGCCATCGCCGGGCGCGAGGGCTTCCAGAAGGTCTACGACCTCACCGAGCGGGTCATCCCGTCCCGCCATTTCGCCGGCGAGGTGTCGGAGGAGGCCTTTGTCGACTGGGCCTGCACATCGGCGCTGGAACGGCTGGGCTTTGCCACCTCGGGCGAGATCGCCGCCTTCTGGGGCCTGATCACGCCGGAGGAGGCGCGGCGCTGGGTCGAGGCCGCCCGCGACCGGCTGGTGCCGGTCCTGCTCACCGGGGCGGACGGGCGCCCGCGCGCCTCGCACGCCTTTGCCGATGCCGCGACCGCCTTCGACGCGCTGCCCGCCCCGCCCGCGCGGCTGCGGGTGCTGAGCCCGTTCGACCCGCTGCTGCGCGACCGCAACCGGGCGGAACGGCTGTTCGGCTTCAACTACCGCATCGAGGTCTTCGTGCCGGCGCCCAAGCGGGTCTATGGCTACTACGTCTTCCCGCTGTTGGAAGGCGACCGGATGATCGGGCGCATCGACATGAAGGCGGACCGCAAGGCCGGCACGCTCGACGTGCGCCGGCTGTGGCTGGAGCCGGGCGTGCGCGCCTCCGGCGGCCGGCTCGACGCGCTCGACGCGGAACTCGCCCGCCTCGGCCGCTTCGCCGGGGTGGAGCGCACCGTCTATCTCGACGGCTGGCGGGGCGAGTAG
- a CDS encoding ABC transporter permease: protein MAAAGRTIAITFVLLALWEAIVRLFGLPAYILPGPLRIGVTAWDNADILARNAAITLGEMLLGLLCGSLLGIGCALAMASSPLMRRAMRPVLLVAQALPVFAIAPLLVIWFGFGLSSKIVMASLIIFFPVASAFHDGLARTEQGLVDLARLGGAGTAATLRFIRIPAALPALASGLRVATAVAPIGAVVGEWVGASAGLGYLMIYSNARMQTDMVFAALAVLLALALILFTLADRALTRLVPWAPETAPG from the coding sequence ATGGCCGCCGCCGGGCGCACGATCGCCATCACCTTCGTGCTACTGGCCCTGTGGGAGGCCATTGTGCGCCTGTTCGGCCTGCCAGCCTACATCCTGCCGGGGCCGCTTCGCATCGGTGTGACGGCCTGGGATAATGCCGACATTCTCGCCCGCAATGCCGCCATCACGCTCGGCGAGATGCTGCTCGGCCTGCTCTGCGGCTCGCTGCTCGGCATCGGCTGCGCCCTCGCCATGGCGTCCTCGCCGCTGATGCGCCGCGCCATGCGCCCGGTGCTGCTCGTCGCGCAGGCGCTGCCCGTCTTCGCCATCGCCCCGCTTCTGGTGATCTGGTTCGGCTTCGGCCTGTCCTCCAAGATCGTGATGGCGAGCCTCATCATCTTCTTTCCGGTCGCCTCCGCCTTCCATGACGGGCTCGCACGCACCGAGCAGGGACTGGTCGATCTCGCCCGGCTCGGCGGGGCGGGCACGGCGGCGACGCTGCGCTTCATCCGCATCCCGGCGGCGCTGCCCGCGCTCGCCTCGGGCCTGCGTGTCGCCACCGCCGTCGCGCCGATCGGCGCCGTGGTGGGCGAATGGGTCGGCGCCTCGGCCGGGCTCGGCTACCTCATGATCTATTCCAACGCCCGCATGCAGACCGACATGGTGTTCGCCGCGCTCGCGGTGCTGCTCGCCCTCGCGCTGATTCTGTTCACGCTGGCCGACCGGGCTCTCACCCGCCTCGTGCCGTGGGCACCGGAGACCGCGCCGGGCTGA
- a CDS encoding universal stress protein yields MIKDILVSLRVGEGDEDTAVDYAVSAAAALGAQLTGVAVSYQIDVPPVYTEAFSTDFIEAQRAESQRLAQLSVEHFGEASRSLGLTAEVRLIDGTPGGAAEQIGTIARLFDLTIVNQADPDKLGAEEVITEAVLFDSGRPVLVVPRKQQKPFSAKRILVAWDGGRAAARAIAEARSLFAHADLVEAVVVDSGKSKKGGDLPGADLARHLARHGKSVELRRLVLGSGEGIVDVLLKEVEARDIDLVVLGGYGHSRLREFVLGGVTRDILERTTVPLFLAH; encoded by the coding sequence ATGATAAAGGACATTCTCGTCAGCCTTCGCGTAGGGGAAGGTGACGAAGATACGGCCGTCGACTATGCGGTTTCTGCCGCGGCGGCGCTCGGCGCCCAGCTCACCGGCGTGGCGGTGAGCTACCAGATCGACGTCCCGCCGGTGTATACCGAAGCCTTCTCGACCGATTTCATCGAGGCCCAGCGGGCCGAGAGCCAGCGTCTGGCGCAGCTTTCGGTGGAGCATTTCGGCGAGGCGTCGCGCTCGCTCGGCCTGACCGCCGAAGTCCGCCTGATCGACGGCACGCCCGGCGGCGCGGCCGAGCAGATCGGCACCATTGCGCGCCTGTTCGACCTGACCATCGTCAACCAGGCCGATCCGGACAAGCTCGGCGCCGAGGAAGTGATCACCGAGGCGGTGCTGTTCGATTCCGGCCGGCCGGTGCTGGTGGTGCCGCGCAAGCAGCAGAAGCCCTTCTCCGCCAAGCGCATCCTTGTCGCCTGGGACGGCGGACGCGCCGCCGCCCGCGCGATCGCCGAGGCGCGCTCGCTGTTCGCCCATGCCGATCTCGTCGAGGCGGTAGTGGTCGACAGCGGCAAGTCGAAGAAGGGCGGCGACCTTCCCGGCGCCGACCTCGCCCGCCATCTCGCCCGTCACGGCAAGTCGGTGGAACTGCGCCGGCTGGTGCTGGGCAGCGGCGAGGGAATCGTCGACGTGCTGCTGAAGGAGGTGGAGGCCCGCGATATCGATCTCGTGGTGCTCGGCGGCTACGGCCATTCGCGCCTGCGCGAATTCGTGCTGGGCGGCGTGACGCGCGACATTCTGGAGCGGACCACGGTTCCCCTGTTCCTCGCGCATTGA
- a CDS encoding AtzE family amidohydrolase — protein sequence MTADNSPQSSEAARLLAGPALDLAAAVREGQVSATAVAQAALARIETLDPVLNAFTDVTRERALAEAGALDAARAAGAPLGPLAGVPFAVKNLFDLKGLPTRAGSKINRDRPPAARDATLVERMKASGAVCLGGLNMGEYAYDFTGENLHDGNSRNPHNHGHMSGGSSGGSGAAVGGKLVPLSLGSDTNGSIRVPSSFCGIFGLKPTYGRLSRARSFPFVASLDHLGPFARHVGDLAAAYDALLGLDADDPGQADKPFAPTLPGLDAPGGLRVAVLGGWFARQGTPQAYAAVARAAAALGATATVELPEVERARAAAYIISMTEGAALHAGRLRTRPAEFDPAVRERLLAGSVLPAAAVARAQVFRRWFRERALELFADWDVLIAPATPVPAPRSGQATFVLDGREMLVRPNIGIYTQPISFIGLPVAAAPVPTGDELPIAVQLIAAPWREEAALRAARVLERAGVAYAPEPAA from the coding sequence ATGACCGCCGATAACTCCCCGCAATCGTCCGAAGCCGCGCGCCTGCTCGCCGGTCCCGCGCTTGATCTCGCCGCTGCCGTGCGCGAGGGGCAGGTGAGCGCCACCGCTGTCGCGCAGGCGGCGCTGGCGCGCATCGAGACGCTCGATCCCGTGCTCAACGCCTTCACCGACGTGACGCGCGAACGGGCGCTGGCGGAGGCCGGCGCCCTTGACGCCGCGCGGGCGGCGGGCGCGCCGCTGGGGCCGCTGGCAGGGGTGCCGTTCGCGGTGAAGAACCTGTTCGATCTCAAGGGCCTGCCGACGCGGGCCGGCTCGAAGATCAACCGCGACCGCCCGCCGGCGGCGCGCGACGCGACGCTGGTGGAGCGGATGAAGGCGTCCGGCGCGGTGTGCCTCGGCGGGCTGAACATGGGCGAATATGCCTATGACTTCACCGGCGAGAACCTGCATGACGGCAATTCGCGCAACCCGCACAATCACGGCCACATGTCGGGCGGTTCGTCCGGCGGCTCGGGCGCGGCGGTCGGCGGCAAGCTGGTGCCGCTCTCGCTGGGGTCGGACACCAACGGGTCCATCCGCGTGCCGTCCTCCTTCTGCGGCATTTTCGGGCTGAAGCCGACCTATGGGCGGCTGTCGCGGGCGCGCAGCTTCCCCTTCGTGGCGAGCCTCGACCATCTCGGCCCCTTCGCGCGGCATGTCGGCGATCTCGCCGCCGCCTATGATGCCCTGCTCGGGCTCGATGCGGACGATCCGGGACAGGCCGACAAGCCCTTCGCGCCGACCCTGCCGGGCCTCGACGCGCCGGGAGGCTTGAGGGTCGCGGTGCTCGGCGGCTGGTTCGCCCGCCAGGGCACGCCGCAGGCCTATGCGGCGGTGGCGCGCGCGGCGGCCGCGCTGGGGGCGACGGCGACGGTGGAACTGCCCGAGGTCGAACGGGCGCGGGCGGCCGCCTACATCATCTCCATGACCGAGGGCGCGGCGCTGCATGCCGGCCGCCTGCGCACGCGGCCGGCCGAATTCGACCCGGCGGTGCGCGAGAGGCTGCTGGCCGGCTCCGTGCTGCCGGCCGCCGCCGTCGCGCGGGCGCAGGTCTTTCGCCGCTGGTTCCGCGAGCGGGCGCTGGAGCTGTTCGCCGACTGGGACGTGCTGATCGCGCCGGCGACGCCGGTTCCGGCCCCGCGCAGCGGGCAGGCGACCTTCGTGCTCGACGGGCGCGAAATGCTGGTGCGGCCCAATATCGGCATCTACACCCAGCCGATCTCCTTCATCGGCCTGCCGGTGGCGGCGGCGCCGGTGCCGACCGGCGATGAACTTCCGATCGCCGTGCAGCTCATCGCCGCGCCGTGGCGCGAGGAGGCCGCGCTGCGTGCCGCGCGGGTGCTGGAGAGGGCCGGCGTCGCCTACGCGCCCGAGCCGGCGGCCTGA
- a CDS encoding GGDEF domain-containing protein: MISRHVIYEALVDVFELSPVAICISTAEHVSRYIMANPAYLALIGRRWEEIDGKPMYLDTVRALDDPQRLRRIEALDTIGLFQLEEVDLRHASGRIVPTLISTQRRTIEGQKFDIEIIIDNSERKAFERRILEAAYTDVVTGLPNRAAFDHRLRSILDQRAEGDGISLAYIDLNGFKTVNDRFGHAAGDAVLRTLADRLRRHAGSRHLVARIGGDEFAKITTFSQDDIPTLEAMQAFADALCAAIEAEGHRLSIGAAIGVAVTRQQIDSDTLLGRADTLMYAAKATGGRVAVALDWIGDA; encoded by the coding sequence ATGATCTCGCGCCACGTGATCTATGAAGCGCTCGTCGACGTCTTCGAGCTTTCGCCCGTGGCCATCTGCATTTCGACGGCAGAGCACGTCTCGCGCTACATCATGGCGAATCCGGCCTATCTGGCCCTGATCGGCCGCCGCTGGGAAGAGATCGACGGCAAGCCGATGTATCTCGACACGGTCCGCGCGCTCGACGACCCGCAGCGGCTGCGGCGCATCGAGGCGCTGGACACGATCGGGCTGTTCCAGCTGGAAGAGGTCGACCTGCGGCACGCCTCCGGCCGCATCGTGCCGACGCTCATTTCCACCCAGCGCCGCACCATCGAGGGGCAGAAGTTCGACATCGAGATCATCATCGACAATTCCGAGCGCAAGGCCTTCGAGCGCCGCATCCTCGAAGCCGCCTATACCGACGTGGTGACGGGCCTGCCCAACCGGGCGGCGTTCGACCACCGGCTGCGCAGCATCCTCGACCAGCGCGCCGAGGGCGATGGCATCAGCCTCGCCTATATCGACCTCAACGGCTTCAAGACGGTCAACGACCGCTTCGGCCACGCGGCGGGCGACGCGGTTCTGCGCACGCTCGCCGACCGGCTGCGCCGCCATGCCGGTTCCCGGCACCTCGTGGCGAGGATCGGCGGCGACGAGTTCGCCAAGATCACGACCTTCTCGCAGGATGACATTCCGACCCTCGAGGCCATGCAGGCCTTCGCCGATGCCCTGTGCGCGGCCATCGAGGCCGAGGGACACCGGCTTTCCATCGGGGCGGCCATCGGCGTCGCCGTCACCCGGCAGCAGATCGATTCTGACACGCTGCTGGGCCGCGCCGACACGCTGATGTACGCCGCCAAGGCGACCGGCGGTCGCGTCGCGGTGGCTCTCGACTGGATCGGTGACGCGTGA
- a CDS encoding choloylglycine hydrolase family protein, whose amino-acid sequence MKRALATAFALLASVNLALGCTAVDIAAADGSVLAGRTMEWAFDMKWTLVNQPKGTQLQLAAPKATGLPTNTFATKYAVVGVSAGIIPGVTLLDGQNSEGLSMSANFLPGFTQYQTVTKADTQYQSILTFGSWALGGFASVAELRAALPAMKVWADDSLPTGPTPATLHFVFVDRSGAGIVVEYVGGALRVYDNAAHVLTNAPTYDWHLTNLRNYLSLSNLAVASRQVGAANVTEIGQGGGLVGLPGDYTPPSRFVRAAFLRHYVTAPKDIGEATQAVAHILNNVDIPLGVAAFRNADGSYGSDYTQWVVLKDLTNNRLTIADYAHRTGFLTIELDALFALDAPAGKLVNDLPYPKATAGAAVLAP is encoded by the coding sequence ATGAAACGCGCTCTCGCCACCGCCTTCGCGCTGCTGGCCAGCGTCAACCTCGCGCTGGGCTGCACGGCGGTCGACATCGCCGCCGCCGACGGCAGCGTGCTCGCCGGACGCACCATGGAATGGGCGTTCGACATGAAATGGACGCTGGTGAACCAGCCGAAGGGCACGCAGCTCCAGCTCGCCGCCCCGAAGGCGACCGGCCTGCCGACGAACACCTTCGCCACCAAATACGCGGTGGTCGGCGTCAGCGCCGGCATCATTCCGGGCGTGACGCTGCTCGACGGGCAGAATTCCGAAGGGCTCTCGATGAGCGCCAACTTCCTGCCGGGCTTCACCCAGTACCAGACGGTGACGAAGGCCGACACGCAGTACCAGTCGATCCTGACCTTCGGCTCGTGGGCGCTGGGCGGCTTCGCCAGTGTCGCGGAACTGCGCGCGGCGCTGCCGGCCATGAAGGTGTGGGCCGACGATTCGCTGCCCACCGGCCCGACGCCGGCCACGCTGCACTTCGTCTTCGTCGACCGCAGCGGGGCGGGAATCGTGGTCGAATATGTCGGCGGCGCGCTGCGCGTCTACGACAATGCCGCCCATGTGCTCACCAACGCGCCGACCTATGACTGGCATCTGACCAATCTGCGCAACTATCTCAGCCTCTCGAACCTCGCCGTGGCGAGCCGGCAGGTCGGGGCGGCCAATGTGACGGAGATCGGCCAGGGCGGCGGCCTCGTGGGCCTTCCCGGCGACTACACGCCGCCCTCGCGTTTCGTGCGCGCGGCGTTTCTGCGCCACTATGTGACGGCGCCGAAGGATATCGGCGAGGCGACGCAGGCGGTCGCCCATATCCTCAACAATGTCGATATCCCGCTCGGTGTCGCCGCCTTCCGCAATGCGGATGGCAGCTATGGGTCGGACTACACGCAATGGGTCGTGCTGAAGGACCTGACCAATAACCGCCTCACCATCGCGGACTACGCCCACCGCACCGGCTTCCTGACCATCGAACTCGACGCGCTGTTCGCGCTCGACGCGCCGGCGGGCAAGCTGGTGAACGATCTGCCCTATCCGAAGGCGACGGCGGGCGCGGCGGTGCTGGCCCCCTGA